A region of Rhodanobacteraceae bacterium DNA encodes the following proteins:
- a CDS encoding phosphoribosylformylglycinamidine synthase, synthetase subunit (Phosphoribosylformylglycinamidine synthase, glutamine amidotransferase subunit) yields MIVLDGRSALSDFRLDRLNQRIGAMAKHARVRGARHVYFVQATSPLSPSLHQRLAEVLDATEAPPADASLWVVPRLGTLSPWSSKATDILHHVGVPVARVERGTAFLIDKLPDAGDPAFAAIAEALHDPMTQSVLRSLADAPRIFVTGDAGALGSVALDGDARAALQKANVELGLALAPDEVQYLADNYAKLGRDPTDAELVMFAQANSEHCRHKVFNARFSVDGQPQDATLFGMIRSTHAASPAHTLSAYSDNAAVIEGSHGARFFADADGVWRAHNEAIPYAIKVETHNHPTAISPWPGAATGSGGEIRDEGAVGRGGKPKAGLVGFSVSHLRIPGLPRPWEEARPLPPRVASAFEIMRDGPLGAAGFNNEFGRPCLAGYFRTFELETDKPGMRHGYDKPIMLAGGVANVRPMLVKKNKLEPGDAVIVLGGPAMQIGLGGGAASSMAAGASSEALDFASVQRDNPEMQRRCQEVIDACCALGDASPIVAIHDVGAGGLSNAIPELLHDSGVGGEIDLDAVPSDDPQLSPMQIWCNESQERYVLGVKPADLGTFRAMCERERCPFAVVGHATETERLLVTRGQYGPRPTPPPHAGEGDERAASSSSSFPRLRGKVPEADGGESRVPSPESRLTVIDLELSMLLGKPPKMQRDATRIKPQLEIVPDLGNIGLDEAVERVLRMPAVADKAFLIHIGDRSVGGLCASDQLVGPWQVPVADCAVTLADFDGYAGEAMAMGERAPVAVLDGAASARLALGEAITNLIAAPVGNLGEIRLSANWMAAIGHEGEDAALYDAVQTTSALCTQLGISIPVGKDSLSMRTLWRDGEREQRTIAPVSLIVSAFARVDDARRTLTPQLRLDAGDTELWLLDLGAGRDRLGGSVLTQAFDRRGGVPPDFDDPARLRALFTLVRAAERQDLVLAYHDRSDGGVIVTLLEMAFAGHCGLEIFLDGWADNALRALFNEELGAVLQVRESDHDAFAALVEANGLRGMAHVIARPKAKLGIKLYGGDETVAKWNWQKLIGAWHETSHAMQRLRDNPASADAERAWRIDDADPGISAKLMFDPKEDIAAPYIAKGARPRIAVLRDQGVNGQVEMAAAFTRAGFDAIDVHMSDLVAGRHHLADFAGFAACGGFSYGDVLGAGRGWAASILYHEDLREQFAAFFADEAKFAVGMCNGCQMLSHLKDIIPGAEHWPTFARNASEQYEARMVTLEVLNTESIVFRGMAGSRIPVVTAHGEGRAVFAEGHKAGKATACVRFVDNRGKPAETFPYNPNGSPEGLAGFTAAGGRVTILMPHPERVFRSVQMSWHPREWGEDSPWMRLFRNARAFVG; encoded by the coding sequence ATGATCGTCCTCGACGGGCGCAGCGCCCTGTCGGATTTCCGCCTTGACCGACTCAACCAGCGCATCGGCGCGATGGCGAAGCACGCCCGCGTGCGCGGCGCGCGCCACGTGTACTTCGTGCAGGCGACGTCGCCGCTGTCGCCCTCCCTGCACCAGCGCCTCGCCGAGGTGCTGGACGCCACCGAGGCACCGCCCGCGGACGCGTCGCTGTGGGTGGTGCCGCGGCTGGGCACGCTGTCGCCGTGGTCGTCCAAGGCCACCGACATCCTGCACCATGTCGGCGTCCCGGTCGCGCGGGTGGAACGCGGCACCGCGTTCCTGATCGACAAGTTGCCCGACGCCGGCGATCCCGCATTCGCCGCCATCGCCGAAGCGCTGCACGACCCGATGACGCAATCGGTGCTGCGCTCGCTCGCCGACGCGCCGCGGATCTTCGTGACGGGGGACGCCGGCGCGCTGGGCAGCGTGGCGCTGGACGGCGACGCGCGCGCGGCATTGCAGAAGGCCAACGTCGAACTCGGCCTCGCGCTGGCGCCGGACGAAGTGCAATACCTCGCCGACAACTACGCGAAGCTCGGCCGCGACCCGACCGACGCCGAGCTGGTGATGTTCGCGCAGGCGAACTCCGAGCACTGCCGGCACAAGGTGTTCAACGCCCGCTTCAGCGTGGACGGCCAGCCGCAGGACGCGACGCTGTTCGGCATGATCCGCAGCACCCACGCGGCGTCGCCGGCGCACACGCTCTCTGCCTATAGCGACAACGCGGCGGTGATCGAAGGCTCGCACGGCGCACGCTTCTTCGCCGACGCGGATGGCGTCTGGCGCGCGCACAACGAAGCGATCCCCTACGCCATCAAGGTGGAAACCCACAACCACCCGACCGCGATTTCGCCCTGGCCCGGCGCGGCGACCGGCTCCGGCGGCGAGATCCGCGACGAAGGCGCGGTCGGCCGCGGCGGCAAGCCCAAGGCCGGTCTGGTCGGATTCTCGGTGTCGCACCTGCGCATTCCCGGCCTGCCGCGGCCGTGGGAAGAAGCGCGCCCGCTGCCGCCGCGCGTCGCCAGCGCATTCGAAATCATGCGCGACGGCCCGCTGGGCGCCGCCGGCTTCAACAACGAATTCGGGCGTCCCTGCCTCGCCGGTTATTTCCGCACCTTCGAACTCGAAACCGACAAGCCCGGCATGCGCCACGGCTACGACAAGCCGATCATGCTGGCTGGCGGCGTCGCCAACGTGCGCCCGATGCTGGTGAAGAAGAACAAGTTGGAACCCGGCGACGCGGTGATCGTGCTGGGCGGCCCCGCGATGCAGATCGGCCTCGGCGGCGGCGCCGCTTCGTCGATGGCGGCGGGCGCCTCCAGCGAAGCGCTCGACTTCGCCTCGGTGCAGCGCGACAACCCGGAAATGCAGCGCCGCTGCCAGGAAGTGATCGATGCCTGCTGCGCGCTGGGCGACGCCAGCCCGATCGTCGCGATCCACGACGTCGGCGCGGGCGGCTTGTCCAACGCGATCCCGGAACTGTTGCACGATTCCGGCGTGGGCGGCGAGATCGACCTCGACGCGGTGCCGTCGGACGATCCGCAACTGTCGCCGATGCAGATCTGGTGCAACGAGTCGCAGGAACGCTACGTGCTGGGCGTGAAGCCCGCCGACCTCGGCACGTTCCGCGCGATGTGCGAGCGCGAACGTTGTCCGTTCGCGGTGGTGGGGCATGCGACGGAAACAGAACGACTGCTTGTCACCCGCGGCCAGTACGGCCCCCGCCCCACCCCTCCCCCGCATGCGGGGGAGGGAGACGAGCGCGCAGCGTCATCTTCATCTTCCTTCCCCCGCTTGCGGGGGAAGGTGCCGGAGGCGGATGGGGGCGAATCCCGAGTCCCGAGTCCCGAGTCCCGCCTCACCGTGATCGACCTGGAACTCTCGATGCTGCTCGGCAAGCCCCCGAAGATGCAGCGCGACGCCACGCGCATCAAGCCGCAGCTCGAGATCGTCCCCGACCTCGGCAACATCGGCCTCGACGAAGCGGTCGAACGCGTCCTGCGGATGCCGGCCGTTGCCGACAAGGCGTTCCTGATCCACATCGGCGACCGCAGCGTGGGCGGCCTGTGTGCGAGCGACCAACTGGTCGGTCCGTGGCAGGTGCCGGTCGCCGACTGCGCGGTCACGCTCGCGGACTTCGACGGTTACGCGGGCGAGGCGATGGCGATGGGCGAGCGCGCGCCGGTCGCGGTGCTGGACGGTGCGGCCTCGGCGCGGCTGGCGCTGGGCGAAGCCATCACCAACCTGATCGCGGCGCCGGTCGGGAATCTCGGAGAAATACGCCTGTCCGCCAACTGGATGGCGGCGATCGGCCACGAAGGCGAGGACGCCGCGCTGTACGACGCGGTGCAGACCACCTCCGCGCTGTGCACCCAACTCGGCATCTCGATCCCCGTCGGCAAGGATTCGCTGTCGATGCGCACCCTGTGGCGCGACGGCGAACGCGAACAGCGCACCATCGCGCCGGTATCGCTGATCGTCAGCGCGTTCGCACGCGTCGACGATGCACGCCGCACACTCACACCGCAGCTCAGGCTGGACGCCGGCGACACCGAGCTGTGGCTGCTCGACCTCGGCGCGGGACGCGACCGCCTCGGCGGCTCGGTGCTGACCCAGGCGTTCGACCGCCGCGGCGGCGTGCCGCCGGACTTCGACGATCCCGCACGGCTGCGCGCGCTGTTCACGCTGGTGCGCGCCGCGGAACGGCAGGACCTCGTGCTCGCCTACCACGACCGCTCCGACGGCGGCGTGATCGTGACGCTGCTGGAAATGGCGTTCGCCGGACACTGCGGCCTCGAAATCTTCCTCGACGGCTGGGCCGACAACGCGCTGCGCGCGCTGTTCAACGAGGAACTCGGCGCGGTGCTGCAGGTGCGCGAGTCCGACCACGACGCGTTCGCCGCGCTGGTCGAAGCCAACGGCCTGCGCGGGATGGCGCACGTGATCGCGAGGCCCAAGGCCAAGCTCGGCATCAAGCTGTACGGCGGTGATGAAACCGTCGCCAAATGGAACTGGCAAAAATTGATCGGCGCCTGGCACGAAACCAGCCACGCGATGCAGCGCCTGCGCGACAACCCGGCCAGCGCCGACGCCGAGCGCGCATGGCGCATCGACGACGCCGATCCGGGCATCAGTGCCAAGCTCATGTTCGACCCGAAGGAAGACATCGCCGCGCCGTACATCGCGAAGGGCGCACGGCCGCGCATCGCGGTGCTGCGCGACCAGGGCGTCAACGGCCAGGTCGAGATGGCGGCCGCATTCACCCGCGCCGGTTTCGACGCGATCGACGTGCACATGAGCGACCTCGTCGCCGGCCGCCACCACCTCGCCGATTTCGCGGGCTTCGCCGCCTGCGGCGGGTTCTCCTACGGCGACGTGCTGGGCGCGGGCCGCGGCTGGGCCGCGTCGATCCTGTACCACGAAGACCTGCGCGAACAATTCGCGGCGTTCTTCGCCGACGAGGCGAAATTCGCGGTCGGCATGTGCAACGGCTGCCAGATGCTCTCGCACCTCAAGGACATCATCCCCGGCGCCGAACACTGGCCCACGTTCGCGCGCAACGCGTCCGAGCAGTACGAGGCGCGGATGGTGACCCTGGAGGTGTTGAACACCGAATCCATCGTGTTCCGCGGCATGGCCGGTTCGCGCATTCCCGTGGTCACCGCGCACGGCGAGGGCCGCGCGGTGTTCGCCGAGGGCCACAAGGCCGGCAAGGCCACCGCCTGCGTGCGCTTCGTCGACAACCGCGGCAAGCCCGCCGAAACCTTTCCGTACAACCCCAACGGTTCGCCCGAAGGCCTCGCCGGTTTCACCGCCGCGGGCGGCCGCGTCACTATCCTGATGCCGCATCCCGAGCGCGTATTCCGCAGCGTGCAGATGAGCTGGCACCCGCGCGAATGGGGCGAGGACTCGCCGTGGATGCGGCTGTTCCGCAACGCGCGCGCGTTCGTCGGCTGA
- a CDS encoding maleylacetoacetate isomerase, translating to MPPMRTLYSYWRSSAAYRVRIAMNLMGLDYAIAPVHLVRGGGEQHKADYRELNPQQLVPVLVDGGNVIRESLAIIEYLEETYPNHPRVLPRGALACARVRALAQMVACDIHPLGNLRVLQYLQRELGADDEQKLAWSRHWIEIGFDAIEQVLAGRERPGVFCEGNEPTLADCCLIPQVYNARRFGVSLDRYPTIVRIDGICAGMDAFRQAAPEAQADAPKAA from the coding sequence ATGCCGCCGATGAGAACCTTGTACAGCTACTGGCGATCCAGCGCCGCCTACCGCGTGCGCATCGCCATGAACCTGATGGGGCTGGATTACGCGATCGCTCCGGTGCACCTGGTGCGCGGCGGCGGCGAGCAGCACAAGGCGGACTACCGCGAACTGAATCCGCAGCAACTGGTGCCGGTGCTGGTGGACGGCGGGAACGTGATCCGCGAGTCGCTCGCGATCATCGAGTACCTGGAGGAAACCTATCCCAACCATCCGCGGGTGCTGCCGCGCGGCGCGCTGGCCTGCGCGCGGGTGCGCGCGCTGGCGCAGATGGTGGCCTGCGACATCCATCCGCTCGGCAACCTGCGCGTGCTGCAGTATTTGCAGCGCGAACTCGGTGCGGACGACGAGCAGAAGCTCGCGTGGTCGCGGCACTGGATCGAAATCGGTTTCGATGCCATCGAACAGGTGCTCGCTGGCCGCGAGCGGCCCGGCGTGTTCTGCGAGGGCAACGAGCCCACGCTGGCCGACTGCTGCCTGATTCCGCAGGTGTACAACGCGCGACGTTTCGGCGTGTCGCTGGATCGCTATCCGACCATCGTGCGGATCGACGGCATCTGCGCCGGCATGGATGCATTCCGGCAGGCCGCACCGGAAGCGCAGGCCGACGCGCCCAAGGCGGCTTGA
- a CDS encoding Phosphoglycerate kinase, translating to MPFLRMTDLDLSGKRVLIREDLNVPIQDGVITSTQRLDAALPTIRAARDAGASVLVMSHLGRPREGVFDEAQSLAPVAAWLSEKLGTNVRLVHDYLGGVTVGTGQVVLLENCRMNVGEKSDDETLAKKYAALCDVFVMDAFGTAHRAQASTHGVAKFAKTACAGPLLAAELDALGKALQNPARPLLAIVAGSKVSTKLDLLQNLVGKVDQLIVGGGIANTFIAAAGHKVGKSLYEPDLLDAARKVIAAASARGAKVPIPTDVVVAPSFAADAPATVKPVDRVGDGEMILDIGPDTAQHYAALIAKAGTVVWNGPVGVFEFDAFGHGTETLARAIAASPAFSIAGGGDTLAAVDKYGIADKVSYISTGGGAFLEFLEGKTLPAVAILESRFRG from the coding sequence ATGCCCTTCCTCCGCATGACCGACCTCGACCTTTCCGGCAAGCGCGTGCTGATTCGCGAGGACCTCAACGTGCCGATCCAGGACGGGGTCATCACCTCGACCCAGCGTCTCGACGCCGCGCTGCCCACGATCCGCGCCGCGCGCGACGCGGGCGCTTCGGTGCTGGTGATGTCGCACCTCGGCCGCCCCAGGGAAGGCGTGTTCGACGAGGCGCAATCGCTCGCGCCGGTCGCCGCGTGGCTGTCGGAGAAGCTCGGCACGAACGTGCGGCTCGTGCACGACTACCTGGGCGGCGTCACGGTGGGCACCGGCCAGGTGGTGCTGCTGGAAAACTGCCGGATGAACGTGGGCGAGAAATCCGACGACGAGACCCTCGCGAAGAAATACGCCGCGCTATGCGACGTGTTCGTGATGGACGCATTCGGCACCGCGCACCGCGCGCAGGCTTCGACCCACGGCGTCGCGAAATTCGCGAAGACCGCCTGCGCGGGTCCGCTGCTGGCCGCGGAACTGGACGCGCTGGGCAAGGCGCTGCAGAACCCGGCGCGCCCGCTGCTCGCGATCGTGGCCGGCTCGAAGGTGTCCACCAAGCTCGACCTGTTGCAGAACCTGGTCGGCAAGGTGGACCAGTTGATCGTGGGCGGCGGCATCGCCAACACCTTCATCGCCGCGGCCGGCCACAAGGTCGGCAAGTCGCTGTACGAGCCGGACCTGCTCGACGCCGCGCGCAAGGTGATCGCGGCGGCTTCGGCGCGCGGCGCGAAAGTGCCCATCCCGACCGACGTGGTGGTGGCGCCGAGCTTTGCGGCCGACGCTCCGGCCACGGTGAAGCCGGTCGACCGGGTCGGCGACGGCGAGATGATCCTCGACATCGGCCCGGACACCGCGCAGCACTACGCAGCGCTGATCGCCAAGGCCGGCACGGTGGTGTGGAACGGCCCGGTCGGCGTGTTCGAGTTCGACGCGTTCGGGCACGGCACCGAAACCCTGGCCCGCGCGATCGCGGCTTCGCCGGCGTTTTCGATCGCCGGCGGCGGCGACACCCTCGCCGCGGTCGACAAGTACGGCATCGCCGACAAGGTGTCCTACATCTCGACCGGCGGCGGCGCGTTCCTGGAGTTCCTGGAAGGCAAGACCCTGCCTGCCGTCGCCATCCTGGAATCCCGCTTCCGCGGCTGA